The following is a genomic window from Polaribacter atrinae.
GAGATTAACGACAGGTTACAATTACTATATAATTTACAGAAGAAACATACGGTAGGTAATAACGTAGAATTGATTCAGATTTTTGAAGCACTTTCAGACAAAGTAGCTCAGGTAGAATCTGCAGATGAAGTTATTAACGAAAAACAAAAAGAAATAAACGATGTTTCTGAAAAGTTAGATAAAGTTGCCGATTTAATTTCTAAAGCTAGAAAAAATTCTATACCTAAATTAACTAAAGAATTACAAGCTTTATTAACAGATTTAGGGATGGAGAACGCTCGTTTTTCTATCAAAATTAAAGCTACTAAAAACTATTTCTCAAACGGAAAAGACGAATTAGAATTCCTTTTTTCTGCAAATAAAGGAGGTAGTTTTGGTGAACTTAAAAAAGTGGCTTCTGGTGGAGAATTGTCAAGAATTATGCTTTCTGTAAAAACAATTTTATCAGAAAACACACAGTTACCAACCATTATTTTTGATGAAATTGATACTGGAGTTTCTGGTGAAGTTTCTAACAAAATAGCTGCTATTATGCAACAAATGAGTAAGAATATGCAAGTAATTGCTATTACACACTTACCACAAATTGCAGCAAAGGGAAGCAACCACTACAAAGTATATAAAGAAGAAGTTAAGGGAGTTACTACTACCAATTTAAAACAATTATCTACAGAAGAACGTATTGTAGAAATTGCAGAAATGCTAAGTGGTAAAGATATTTCAGACTCTGCACTTACACACGCAAAAGAATTATTGAATTAGTTTATATAAAACTTAAAAAGTTAGAAGGTCATTTCTAAAGAAGCTTATGAGCTATTTAGAAATTTCATAAAAGAAATATTTAGTAGCATGTACAACTTATTAAAAGGAAAAAAAGGAATTATTTTTGGTGCTTTAAATGAAAACTCTATTGCTTGGAAAACGGCACAAAGAGCTTATGAAGAAGGTGCTGAGTTTGTGTTAACCAATGCGCCAGCTTCCATAAGAATGGGGGAGTTAGATGTTTTGGCAAAGAACACAAATTCTCAAATTATCCCTGCAGATGCAACTTCAATCGAAGATTTAGAAAACTTAATAGAAAAATCTATGGAGATTCTAGGTGGTAAAATTGACTTTGTTTTGCACTCCATCGGTATGTCTGTAAATGTTAGAAAAAAGAAAGCATATACAGATCCAAATTATGATTTTACTCAGAAAGGGTGGGATGTTTCTGCAGTTTCTTTTCATAAAGTTTTAAATGTTTTATATCATAAAAAAGCAATGAATGAGTGGGGTTCTATCGTTGCCTTAACTTATATGGCGGCACAAAGAGTGTTTCCAGATTACAATGATATGGCAGATAATAAAGCCTATTTAGAGTCTATTGCACGTAGTTTTGGGTATTATTTTGGTAGAGATTTTAAAGTGAGGGTAAACACCATTTCTCAGTCTCCAACACCAACTACGGCCGGAAACGGTGTAAAAGGTTTCGACGGATTTATCAATTTTTCAGAAAAAATGAGCCCTTTAGGAAATGCATCTGCGGCAGATTGTGCAGATTATACCATTTCGTTATTTTCGGATTTAACAAAGAAAGTAACGTTGCAAAACTTATTTCATGATGGTGGATTTTCTAACATGGGCGTTAGTGATGCCGTTATGGACAAATTTGAGTAAACATACTGTCAATCTAAATGTACTCTAGATTGACAGTATATAAAGTGTTTTTATTTGAAGCTATTTCCTGCTTTCCGCACTCGCTTTTTTTAGTTTGTTCTCGATACAAATTTTTCATTCTTCAAAATTCACTCAATCCCAAACTAAAAAAGAGCTCAAACAACTGCTACAATCAGGGCTAAACTTGTTTGCCAATACACAGAAAAACTTAGTGTTAAATAGTCCTTTTTTTAAGCGAATCGTTTTATCGATTTCCTCTTTTGGTCATTTCTTCTTCAGTGATAAAACCATCTCCGTTTTTATCTCTTTGATCAAAATTTTCTTTCAATTTTCCCTTAACTTCAGACTTACTTAATTTTTTATCTTTATTCGCATCCATTTTGGTTAACAATTCAGAAAAAGATGGAGGCGTATTATTGCTGTTATTATTCTTTTTAGTGGGTTGCTGCTTGTTTTGTGTAGTTACTTTTTTGTCTTGTGGCGTCTTAATTTTTGTGTTTATTTTAGTTGTAGGTGTTATGTCTCTAACGGCTCTTACAT
Proteins encoded in this region:
- a CDS encoding enoyl-ACP reductase FabI, whose translation is MYNLLKGKKGIIFGALNENSIAWKTAQRAYEEGAEFVLTNAPASIRMGELDVLAKNTNSQIIPADATSIEDLENLIEKSMEILGGKIDFVLHSIGMSVNVRKKKAYTDPNYDFTQKGWDVSAVSFHKVLNVLYHKKAMNEWGSIVALTYMAAQRVFPDYNDMADNKAYLESIARSFGYYFGRDFKVRVNTISQSPTPTTAGNGVKGFDGFINFSEKMSPLGNASAADCADYTISLFSDLTKKVTLQNLFHDGGFSNMGVSDAVMDKFE